In Halomonas alkalicola, the following proteins share a genomic window:
- the tal gene encoding transaldolase, whose protein sequence is MADDLLSQLRKMTIVVADTGDIDAIRRFEPTDATTNPSLILQAAQLKGRRERLAEIARRATDLDDALDAVAVEIGSEISSLVPGYVSTEVSARLSFDTDATLARARSLIERYARHGIGPERILIKIAATWEGIRAAQQLEREGIHTNLTLLFSFAQAQACADAGVTLISPFVGRILDWHRAQSPEADFSGDRDPGVQSVKRIYEHYKGHGYHTIVMGASFRNAGEILALAGCDRLTISPALLGELADTRGTLERRLVPEDAETSGLEPLDEAEYRWHMNEDAMATEKLAEGIRKFMEDQRRLEALLGELRRA, encoded by the coding sequence ATGGCCGACGACCTGCTCTCGCAACTCCGGAAGATGACCATCGTGGTCGCCGATACCGGCGACATCGACGCCATCCGCCGGTTCGAACCCACCGATGCCACCACCAACCCCTCGCTGATCCTGCAGGCCGCCCAGCTGAAGGGGCGCCGCGAGCGCCTGGCCGAGATCGCCCGCCGCGCGACGGACCTCGATGACGCCCTGGACGCGGTGGCGGTGGAGATCGGCAGCGAGATCAGCTCCCTGGTGCCGGGCTATGTCTCCACTGAGGTGAGCGCCAGGCTCTCCTTCGACACCGACGCCACCCTGGCCCGGGCCCGCTCGCTGATCGAGCGCTACGCCCGCCACGGCATCGGGCCGGAGCGCATCCTGATCAAGATCGCCGCCACCTGGGAGGGCATCCGCGCCGCCCAGCAGCTCGAGCGCGAGGGCATCCACACCAACCTGACCCTGCTGTTCAGCTTCGCCCAGGCCCAGGCCTGCGCCGACGCCGGAGTGACGCTGATCTCCCCCTTCGTGGGACGCATCCTGGACTGGCACAGGGCCCAGTCGCCGGAGGCCGACTTCAGCGGCGACCGCGATCCCGGCGTGCAGTCGGTCAAGCGCATCTACGAGCACTACAAGGGGCATGGTTACCACACCATCGTGATGGGGGCGAGCTTTCGCAACGCGGGGGAGATCCTGGCGCTGGCTGGCTGCGACCGACTGACCATCTCCCCTGCACTGCTCGGCGAGCTGGCCGACACCCGCGGCACCCTCGAGCGCCGCCTGGTCCCCGAGGACGCAGAAACCAGCGGCCTCGAGCCCCTGGACGAAGCCGAGTATCGCTGGCACATGAACGAGGACGCCATGGCCACCGAGAAGCTGGCCGAGGGCATCCGCAAGTTCATGGAGGACCAGCGCAGGCTGGAGGCGCTGCTGGGCGAGCTGCGCCGGGCGTAG
- a CDS encoding Bcr/CflA family multidrug efflux MFS transporter — MTLDARRVALLVAANTALAPFAIDAYLPAMAALADTVGASIHHTELSLSAFLAGFALGQLLFGPLSDRIGRKPVLLGGLVVFLLASLAITTVGSLSELLAWRFVQALGGGATVVNSAAIVRDCFSGREAAKVMSTMAIIMLLAPLVAPLVGSGLLYLGEWWLIFVFLAVYAAFLMWLLGTRLPETRAPGSLVASPRQVLANYASVLRHREAMGYISAASMSFAGLFAFITASPFLYLEHYGLSPGLYPLVFGLNVVTMAASNRLNIRLLRWRSPQQNLRLGLGIQLGVALGLALVLASGLESLWTVVPLVMVFAGTIGLVAPNAISALLDHFHHMSATAAALRGSIQFSCGALAGVLVGAFEVDSAWPMVGTMLGAALLGNLGLRRLAGRAGHG; from the coding sequence TTGACCCTCGACGCCCGACGCGTGGCGCTGCTGGTGGCCGCCAACACCGCTCTGGCGCCCTTTGCCATCGACGCCTACCTGCCCGCCATGGCGGCCCTGGCCGATACCGTGGGCGCCAGCATCCACCATACCGAGCTCTCGCTCTCCGCCTTCCTGGCCGGTTTCGCCCTCGGCCAGCTGCTGTTCGGGCCGCTCTCCGATCGCATCGGCCGCAAGCCCGTGCTGCTCGGCGGCCTGGTGGTCTTCCTGCTGGCGAGCCTGGCCATCACCACGGTGGGCTCGCTGTCCGAGCTGCTCGCCTGGCGCTTCGTCCAGGCCCTGGGCGGTGGGGCCACGGTGGTCAACTCGGCGGCCATCGTGCGCGACTGCTTCAGCGGCCGCGAAGCGGCCAAGGTGATGTCCACCATGGCGATCATCATGCTGCTGGCCCCGCTGGTGGCCCCGCTGGTGGGCAGCGGCCTGCTCTATCTGGGCGAGTGGTGGCTGATCTTCGTCTTCCTGGCGGTCTATGCCGCCTTCCTGATGTGGTTGCTGGGTACCCGCTTGCCGGAGACCCGGGCCCCGGGGTCGCTCGTCGCCTCGCCGCGCCAGGTACTGGCCAACTACGCGAGCGTGCTGCGCCACCGCGAGGCCATGGGCTACATCAGCGCCGCCTCCATGTCCTTCGCGGGGCTCTTCGCCTTCATCACCGCCTCGCCTTTCCTCTATCTGGAGCACTACGGTCTCTCCCCCGGGCTCTATCCGCTGGTGTTCGGGCTCAACGTGGTCACCATGGCGGCCTCCAACCGGCTCAATATCCGGCTGCTGAGGTGGCGTTCGCCCCAGCAGAACCTGCGTCTCGGCCTGGGGATCCAGCTGGGGGTGGCCCTCGGCCTGGCGCTGGTGCTGGCCAGCGGGCTGGAGTCGCTCTGGACCGTGGTGCCGCTGGTCATGGTGTTCGCCGGCACCATCGGGCTGGTGGCCCCCAACGCCATCTCCGCGCTGCTCGACCACTTTCACCACATGAGCGCCACGGCAGCGGCCCTGCGGGGGAGCATCCAGTTCTCCTGCGGGGCCCTGGCCGGGGTGCTGGTGGGGGCCTTCGAGGTGGACAGCGCCTGGCCCATGGTGGGCACCATGCTCGGCGCCGCCCTGCTGGGCAACCTGGGGCTGAGGCGGCTGGCGGGGCGGGCCGGCCATGGTTGA
- a CDS encoding sulfite exporter TauE/SafE family protein — MVELLLSGVDMTLPVWLGCAATLALGAFVQRSTGFGLAVGGAPLLLLLEPRLVPVVLVLFGFTVALTTLRHYWREVQPGEIATALVGRIPGNALGLWLLLAAPMAVLEKLIAGSVLFAVAVTLFRFRLPVNRATLFGAGVFSGIFGTIAALSGPPLVLLLHGFSPDRLRGTLSAFFVVTALMTLVTLGLGGLLRAWHFGVALTFAPGVLAGSWLAGRVAHRLDRRLLQGASLSLCTLAALGLLL; from the coding sequence ATGGTTGAGCTGCTGCTCTCCGGCGTCGACATGACGCTGCCGGTGTGGCTCGGCTGCGCCGCTACGCTGGCCCTGGGGGCCTTCGTGCAGCGCAGCACCGGCTTCGGCCTGGCGGTGGGGGGGGCGCCGCTGCTGCTGTTGCTGGAGCCGCGCCTGGTGCCGGTGGTGCTGGTGCTGTTCGGTTTCACCGTGGCGCTTACCACCCTGCGCCACTACTGGCGCGAGGTGCAGCCGGGCGAGATCGCCACGGCCCTGGTGGGGCGGATTCCCGGCAACGCCCTGGGACTCTGGCTGCTGCTGGCCGCGCCCATGGCGGTGCTGGAAAAGCTCATCGCCGGCAGCGTGCTCTTCGCGGTGGCGGTGACCCTGTTCCGCTTCCGGCTGCCGGTCAATCGCGCCACCCTGTTCGGCGCCGGGGTCTTCTCGGGCATCTTCGGCACCATCGCCGCGCTGAGCGGCCCGCCCCTGGTGCTGCTGCTCCACGGCTTCTCCCCGGACCGCCTGCGCGGCACCCTCTCGGCCTTCTTCGTGGTCACCGCCCTGATGACGCTCGTCACCCTGGGCCTTGGCGGGCTGCTCAGGGCCTGGCATTTCGGCGTGGCGCTGACCTTCGCCCCGGGGGTGCTGGCCGGCAGCTGGCTTGCCGGCCGGGTGGCCCATCGCCTCGATCGACGCCTGCTTCAGGGGGCCTCGCTTTCGCTCTGCACCCTGGCAGCGCTGGGCCTGTTGCTATGA
- a CDS encoding substrate-binding domain-containing protein: MNVNKRTLSVALAAGLAVGVSTAAMARDTVQIAGSSTVLPFASIVAEEFGANFPQFSTPVVGSGGSGGGLRQFCQGVGENTIDIANSSRAIRSAELENCMANGVNEVLEVMFGYDGIVFASRADRGSFALTPAHVFAAAAQQVRVDGELVDNPYTRWSEIDADLPDQEIVLVIPASNHGTREVFEEKVLHIGCDSYEMEGDACDALRGDGRIIEIAGDYTETLARLDAQSDAVGVFGLSFYDQNRDRLQVATVDGVTPSLETIGSGEYPVSRPLFFYVKGEHLDVIPGLAEYTEFFLNEMVSGFGSPLEDAGLIPLDDEERAEALEQFQARTLVSVE, encoded by the coding sequence ATGAACGTCAACAAGCGCACCCTGAGCGTTGCCCTGGCTGCCGGCCTGGCCGTCGGTGTCTCCACCGCTGCCATGGCGCGCGACACGGTCCAGATCGCTGGTTCATCCACCGTCCTGCCCTTCGCCAGCATCGTGGCCGAAGAGTTCGGTGCCAACTTCCCGCAGTTCAGCACCCCGGTGGTGGGCTCCGGTGGCTCCGGTGGCGGCCTGCGCCAGTTCTGCCAGGGCGTCGGCGAGAACACCATCGACATCGCCAACTCCTCTCGCGCGATCCGCAGCGCCGAGCTGGAGAACTGCATGGCCAATGGCGTCAACGAGGTCCTCGAGGTGATGTTCGGCTACGACGGCATCGTCTTCGCCTCTCGCGCCGACCGCGGCAGCTTCGCTCTGACCCCGGCCCACGTCTTCGCCGCCGCCGCCCAGCAGGTGCGTGTCGACGGTGAGCTGGTCGACAACCCCTACACCCGCTGGTCCGAGATCGATGCCGACCTGCCGGATCAGGAGATCGTGCTGGTCATTCCGGCCTCCAACCACGGCACCCGCGAGGTGTTCGAGGAGAAGGTGCTGCACATCGGTTGCGACAGCTACGAGATGGAAGGCGACGCCTGTGACGCCCTGCGTGGCGATGGCCGCATCATCGAGATCGCCGGCGACTACACCGAGACCCTGGCGCGCCTGGACGCCCAGTCCGATGCGGTGGGCGTGTTCGGCCTGAGCTTCTACGACCAGAACCGCGACCGCCTGCAGGTCGCCACCGTGGACGGCGTGACCCCGAGCCTCGAGACCATCGGCTCCGGCGAGTACCCGGTCTCCCGCCCGCTGTTCTTCTACGTCAAGGGCGAGCACCTCGACGTGATCCCGGGCCTGGCCGAGTACACCGAGTTCTTCCTCAACGAGATGGTCTCCGGCTTCGGCAGCCCGCTGGAGGACGCCGGCCTGATCCCGCTGGACGACGAGGAGCGTGCCGAGGCCCTGGAGCAGTTCCAGGCCCGCACCCTGGTCAGCGTCGAGTAA
- the pstC gene encoding phosphate ABC transporter permease subunit PstC, whose product MNNLALIAILLIVMALPHQVGLTRSRAVATDGVRLHSRPGYYGMLVALWCGLPAFALFLLWSLAGASLVELLVVRQLPPEVATLSERELSTFLRRVSALAAERAVSGTPSDIELAAAAHMASLQQLGRLIAIAAMAVVATAGLVLARGRISPQLRARNQVERVITVTLALCSGVAILTTVGIVLSMVGEAMNFFRFISPMDFFFGTTWNPRFSTAGDAGQGEFGLLPLLWGTLMVSTIAMLVAVPLGLMTAIYMAEYAPAWLRNVAKPVIEVLAGIPTIVYGFFALIVIGPFLSGLGDMVGISIRTTSALTAGLVMGIMIIPFVSSLSDDIITQVPKALRDGALGLGATKSETIRQVVLPAALPGIVGAFLLAASRAIGETMIVVLAAGNNPVLHANPFEAVSTITVTIVNQLTGDMDFASPQSLVAFALGLTLFVITLGLNVIALVVVRRYRQQYE is encoded by the coding sequence ATGAATAACCTTGCCTTGATCGCCATCCTGCTGATCGTCATGGCCCTGCCCCACCAGGTCGGCCTGACGCGCAGTCGTGCGGTGGCAACCGACGGCGTGCGACTGCACTCGCGTCCCGGCTACTACGGCATGCTGGTGGCCCTCTGGTGTGGCCTGCCGGCCTTTGCCCTGTTCCTGCTCTGGAGCCTGGCGGGCGCCTCGCTGGTGGAGCTGCTGGTGGTTCGCCAGCTGCCCCCCGAGGTGGCGACCCTCAGCGAGCGGGAGCTCTCCACCTTCCTGCGCCGCGTCTCGGCGCTGGCCGCCGAGCGTGCCGTTTCCGGCACGCCCAGCGATATCGAACTGGCGGCTGCGGCCCATATGGCCAGCCTGCAGCAGCTCGGGCGGCTGATCGCCATTGCCGCCATGGCGGTGGTCGCCACCGCCGGCCTGGTGCTGGCGCGGGGCCGGATCTCACCGCAGCTGCGTGCCCGCAACCAGGTCGAGCGGGTGATCACCGTGACGCTGGCGCTCTGCTCCGGCGTCGCCATCCTGACCACCGTGGGCATCGTGCTCTCCATGGTGGGCGAGGCGATGAACTTCTTCCGCTTCATCAGCCCGATGGACTTCTTCTTCGGTACCACCTGGAACCCGCGCTTCAGCACCGCCGGCGACGCGGGGCAGGGGGAGTTCGGCCTGCTGCCGCTGCTGTGGGGCACCCTGATGGTCAGCACCATCGCCATGCTGGTCGCCGTGCCCCTGGGCCTGATGACCGCCATCTACATGGCCGAGTACGCTCCGGCCTGGCTGCGCAACGTGGCCAAGCCGGTGATCGAGGTGCTCGCCGGCATCCCCACCATCGTCTACGGCTTCTTCGCCCTGATCGTGATCGGCCCCTTCCTCTCCGGGCTCGGCGACATGGTGGGCATCAGCATCCGCACCACCAGCGCGCTCACCGCGGGCCTGGTGATGGGGATCATGATCATCCCCTTCGTCTCCTCGCTCTCCGACGACATCATCACCCAGGTGCCCAAGGCCCTGCGCGACGGGGCGTTGGGCCTCGGCGCCACCAAGTCGGAGACCATTCGGCAGGTAGTACTGCCGGCGGCGCTCCCGGGCATTGTCGGCGCCTTCCTGCTGGCCGCCAGCCGCGCCATCGGCGAGACCATGATCGTGGTGCTGGCGGCGGGCAACAACCCGGTGCTGCACGCCAACCCCTTCGAGGCGGTCTCCACCATCACGGTGACCATCGTCAATCAGCTGACCGGCGACATGGACTTCGCCAGCCCCCAGTCGCTGGTGGCCTTCGCCCTGGGCCTGACGCTGTTCGTCATCACCCTTGGACTGAACGTCATCGCCCTGGTGGTGGTGCGCCGCTACCGCCAGCAATACGAGTAA
- the pstA gene encoding phosphate ABC transporter permease PstA, giving the protein MTTDTLTIEERSRQRLETIEASLAGRHARERRFRRLGLAAVVTGMGLVLILFASILSRGVPAFWQATFHLDVHFDPELIRVEEKPVRASGESASAFRERELAWMSQVGLVNWQQIIDEALKTELGEIESRQTRDLRALITSGERHALRDRFIEDPSLLGQTVTVKMLASANVDVWLKGNIDRSLPDHQQQLSPQTREWADELYDRGVITNAFSTALFLNTDSRSSLASAGLAGAFMGSLFMMLVVIVLSVPIGVASAIYLEEFAPKNRLTDLIEININNLAAVPSIVFGLLGAAIFIGYLGLPLSAPLVGGLVLTLMTLPTIIIATRASLRSIPGSIRQAALGIGASKVQTVFHHVLPLALPGILTGSILGVAQALGETAPLLLIGMNAFVANVPGTPLEQSTALPVQIYLWQGNELRNFFEARTSAAIIVLLGLMLSLNALAIWLRKRFETRW; this is encoded by the coding sequence GTGACCACTGACACCCTCACCATCGAAGAACGCAGCCGCCAGCGGCTGGAAACCATCGAGGCCTCCCTGGCGGGGCGCCACGCCCGCGAGCGACGCTTCCGTCGCCTGGGCCTGGCGGCGGTGGTCACCGGCATGGGCCTGGTGCTGATCCTGTTCGCCAGCATCCTCTCCCGCGGGGTGCCGGCCTTCTGGCAGGCCACCTTCCATCTGGACGTCCACTTCGACCCCGAACTGATTCGGGTCGAGGAGAAGCCGGTGCGCGCCTCCGGCGAGAGCGCCAGTGCCTTCCGCGAGCGCGAGCTGGCCTGGATGAGCCAGGTGGGCCTGGTCAACTGGCAGCAGATCATCGACGAGGCGCTCAAGACCGAGCTCGGCGAGATCGAGTCGCGCCAGACCCGTGACCTGCGCGCCCTGATCACCTCCGGTGAGCGCCATGCCCTGCGCGACCGTTTCATCGAGGACCCCTCGCTGCTGGGGCAGACGGTGACCGTCAAGATGCTGGCCTCGGCCAACGTCGACGTCTGGCTGAAGGGCAACATCGACCGCAGCCTGCCGGATCATCAGCAGCAGCTCAGCCCCCAGACCCGGGAGTGGGCCGACGAGCTATACGACCGCGGGGTGATCACCAACGCCTTCAGCACCGCGCTCTTCCTAAACACTGACTCGCGCAGCTCGCTGGCCTCGGCGGGCCTGGCCGGCGCCTTCATGGGCTCGCTGTTCATGATGCTGGTGGTGATCGTGCTCTCGGTGCCGATCGGCGTGGCCAGCGCCATCTACCTGGAGGAGTTCGCGCCGAAGAACCGCCTGACCGACCTGATCGAGATCAACATCAACAACCTGGCGGCGGTGCCCTCCATCGTCTTCGGCCTGCTGGGGGCGGCGATCTTCATCGGCTACCTGGGGCTGCCGCTCTCCGCGCCTCTGGTGGGGGGCCTGGTGCTGACCCTGATGACCCTGCCCACCATCATCATCGCCACCCGGGCCTCGCTGCGCTCCATTCCCGGTTCGATCCGCCAGGCGGCACTGGGCATCGGCGCATCGAAGGTCCAGACGGTCTTTCATCATGTGCTGCCGCTGGCGCTGCCGGGGATCCTCACCGGCTCCATCCTCGGTGTCGCCCAGGCTCTGGGCGAGACGGCGCCGCTGCTGCTGATCGGCATGAACGCCTTCGTCGCCAACGTGCCGGGCACCCCCCTGGAGCAGTCCACGGCCCTGCCGGTGCAGATCTACCTGTGGCAGGGCAACGAACTGCGCAACTTCTTCGAGGCGCGCACCTCGGCAGCCATCATCGTGCTGCTGGGCCTGATGCTGAGCCTCAATGCGCTGGCCATCTGGCTGCGCAAGCGATTCGAGACGAGGTGGTAA
- the pstB gene encoding phosphate ABC transporter ATP-binding protein PstB — MNMVTSTPVPTGLGESRTSKASDRIKMRARGVKVHYGETEALHGIDVDIFENEVVAFIGPSGCGKSTFLRCLNRMNDTIPGCRVEGEVTLEGQDIYAPNLDVLLLRAQVGIVFQKPNPFPKSIYENIAYGPRLHGLARRKAELDDIVESSLRKAGLWEEVKDRLDQPGTGLSGGQQQRLCIARTIAISPEVILMDEPCSALDPIATAKIEQLIDELSDSYTIVMVTHNMQQAARVADRTAFFHMGDLVEVDKTDRIFTNPSNQRTHDYITGRFG, encoded by the coding sequence ATGAACATGGTAACCAGCACCCCGGTACCCACCGGCCTCGGCGAGAGCCGGACCAGCAAGGCCTCCGATCGCATCAAGATGCGCGCCCGCGGCGTCAAGGTGCACTACGGCGAGACCGAGGCGCTCCACGGCATCGACGTGGACATCTTCGAGAACGAGGTGGTGGCCTTCATCGGCCCCTCGGGCTGCGGCAAGTCGACCTTCCTGCGCTGCCTCAACCGCATGAACGACACCATCCCGGGCTGCCGGGTGGAGGGCGAGGTGACCCTGGAGGGCCAGGACATCTACGCCCCCAACCTCGACGTGCTGCTGCTGCGGGCCCAGGTGGGGATCGTCTTCCAGAAGCCCAACCCCTTCCCCAAGTCGATCTACGAGAACATCGCCTACGGGCCGCGCCTGCACGGCCTCGCCCGGCGCAAGGCGGAGCTCGATGACATCGTCGAGAGCAGCCTGCGCAAGGCGGGGCTCTGGGAGGAGGTCAAGGACCGCCTCGACCAGCCTGGCACCGGGCTCTCCGGCGGCCAGCAGCAGCGCCTGTGCATCGCGAGGACCATCGCGATCAGCCCCGAGGTGATCCTGATGGACGAGCCCTGCTCGGCCCTGGACCCTATCGCCACGGCGAAGATCGAGCAGCTCATCGACGAGCTCTCCGACAGCTACACCATCGTCATGGTGACCCACAACATGCAGCAGGCCGCGCGCGTCGCCGACCGCACCGCCTTCTTTCACATGGGCGACCTGGTGGAGGTCGACAAGACCGACAGGATCTTCACCAACCCCAGTAACCAGCGCACCCACGACTACATCACCGGGCGCTTCGGCTGA
- a CDS encoding metalloregulator ArsR/SmtB family transcription factor has product MALEPARLLKCLGDDTRLLVTLLIHREGELCVCEMTHALGASQPKVSRHLAQLRACELLSDRREGQWVYYRLAEGLPAWVEAVLVAAQQGEAARLALLQQRLAGMGNRPERCATLC; this is encoded by the coding sequence ATTGCTCTCGAACCCGCTCGCCTGCTCAAGTGCCTGGGCGACGACACTCGCCTGCTGGTCACCCTGCTGATCCATCGGGAGGGCGAGCTGTGCGTCTGCGAGATGACCCATGCGCTGGGCGCGTCGCAGCCCAAGGTGTCGCGGCACCTGGCCCAGCTGCGTGCCTGCGAGCTGCTCAGCGATCGCCGCGAGGGGCAGTGGGTCTACTATCGCCTGGCCGAGGGGCTACCGGCGTGGGTCGAGGCGGTGCTCGTCGCCGCGCAGCAGGGCGAGGCCGCGCGGCTCGCCCTGCTGCAGCAGCGCCTGGCGGGGATGGGCAATCGGCCGGAGCGGTGTGCCACGCTGTGCTGA
- a CDS encoding ABC transporter ATP-binding protein, with translation MTTSPTLRLDGIGIGTLSAVSLSVAAGDIHCLSGPSGSGKSRLLRAVADLEPHAGQVWLGEVAQSSLPAHAWRARVMLVPAESQWWADSVGEHLPAFPAAEDLAALGFEASVLGWQVSRLSSGEKQRLALLRAIAQGPSALLLDEPTANLDDATTRRVEAWLMGHARQRGWPVLWVAHDPGQIARVASRHWRIDGTELRAEEVAPWR, from the coding sequence GTGACCACCAGCCCGACCCTGCGACTCGACGGCATCGGCATCGGCACGCTATCGGCCGTGTCGCTGAGCGTCGCCGCCGGCGACATCCATTGCCTCTCCGGCCCCAGCGGCTCCGGCAAGAGCCGGCTGCTGCGCGCCGTGGCCGACCTCGAGCCCCATGCCGGCCAGGTGTGGCTGGGGGAGGTCGCCCAGTCGTCGTTGCCTGCCCATGCCTGGCGCGCCCGGGTGATGCTGGTGCCGGCGGAGAGCCAGTGGTGGGCGGACAGCGTCGGCGAGCACCTTCCGGCGTTTCCCGCCGCCGAGGACCTGGCGGCGCTGGGTTTCGAGGCGTCTGTGCTGGGCTGGCAGGTGTCACGGCTCTCCTCGGGGGAGAAGCAACGCCTGGCGCTGCTGCGCGCCATCGCTCAGGGACCTTCGGCGCTGCTGCTCGATGAGCCCACGGCCAACCTCGATGACGCCACCACCCGCCGGGTCGAGGCGTGGCTGATGGGCCATGCCCGTCAGCGCGGCTGGCCGGTGCTCTGGGTGGCCCACGACCCCGGCCAGATCGCCCGGGTGGCGAGCCGCCACTGGCGGATCGACGGCACCGAGCTCAGGGCAGAGGAGGTGGCGCCATGGAGGTGA
- a CDS encoding ABC transporter permease, whose translation MEVIPLAWWQLALAALMVVGLAGCTAALRLGMSRSLLIAAARTVIQLGLIGLVLEALFAAERLLWVVLMALAMLLIAGREVMARQKRRLSGGWAFGIGTLAMFLSSFTVTVLALTVIIGPDPWYRPQYAIPLLGMLLGNTMTGVALALDRLTDSAWRQRAVIENRLMLGEPWQVAIGDIRREAMRSGLMPMINAMAAAGVISLPGMMTGQILAGTAPGLAVKYQILIMFAITLGTGFGTLAAVAAGSRRLFDDRERLRLDRLVAPRR comes from the coding sequence ATGGAGGTGATACCGCTGGCCTGGTGGCAGCTGGCGCTGGCCGCGCTGATGGTGGTGGGGCTGGCCGGCTGTACCGCGGCCCTGCGCCTGGGGATGAGTCGCAGCCTGCTGATCGCCGCGGCTCGCACCGTGATCCAGCTGGGGCTGATCGGCCTGGTGCTGGAGGCGCTGTTCGCCGCCGAACGGCTGCTGTGGGTGGTGCTGATGGCGCTGGCCATGCTGCTGATCGCCGGCCGGGAGGTGATGGCGCGTCAGAAGCGGCGCCTGAGCGGCGGCTGGGCCTTCGGGATCGGCACCCTGGCGATGTTTCTCTCCTCGTTCACGGTGACCGTGCTAGCCCTCACCGTGATCATCGGCCCCGACCCCTGGTACCGGCCCCAGTACGCCATCCCGCTGCTGGGGATGCTGCTCGGCAACACCATGACCGGCGTGGCCCTGGCGCTGGATCGCCTCACCGACAGCGCCTGGCGCCAGCGGGCGGTGATCGAGAACCGCCTGATGCTCGGCGAGCCCTGGCAGGTGGCGATCGGCGACATCCGCCGCGAGGCGATGCGCAGCGGCCTGATGCCGATGATCAACGCCATGGCCGCCGCCGGGGTGATCAGCCTGCCCGGCATGATGACCGGCCAGATCCTGGCCGGCACCGCACCGGGACTGGCGGTGAAGTATCAGATCCTGATCATGTTCGCGATCACCCTGGGCACCGGTTTCGGCACCCTGGCGGCGGTGGCCGCGGGCAGCCGGCGGCTCTTCGACGACCGCGAGCGGCTGCGTCTCGACCGCCTGGTGGCGCCGCGGCGCTGA
- a CDS encoding alpha/beta fold hydrolase: protein MEVLTLETPGGGIHAVRRRPETTSAAQSPIVLLHDSLGCVALWRGFPDRLAEASGREVIAYDRLGYGESSPCLGPQPATFVADEANGTFATLRESLALERFVALGHSVGGSMAIEAAGRHADGCEELITVAAQAFLEPRTLAGIREAEAAFAEPDAMRRLARYHGDKAEWVLRSWVDNWHSEAFDDWHLDDALARVRCSTLAIHGQHDEFGSLAQPRRIASRTPGPAAPSLLPCGHVPHRECPEALVAIVAAFLSHP from the coding sequence ATGGAGGTCCTCACCCTAGAGACCCCGGGGGGCGGCATCCACGCCGTCCGCCGGCGGCCGGAGACGACGTCGGCGGCGCAGAGCCCCATCGTGCTGCTGCACGACTCGCTGGGCTGCGTGGCGCTGTGGCGCGGCTTTCCCGACCGGCTGGCCGAGGCCAGCGGCCGCGAGGTGATCGCCTACGACCGGCTCGGCTACGGCGAGTCGTCGCCCTGTCTCGGCCCCCAGCCGGCCACCTTCGTCGCCGACGAGGCCAATGGGACCTTCGCCACCCTGCGCGAGAGCCTCGCGCTCGAGCGCTTCGTGGCGCTGGGCCACAGCGTGGGCGGCAGCATGGCCATCGAGGCGGCGGGACGGCACGCCGACGGCTGCGAGGAGCTGATCACCGTGGCCGCTCAGGCCTTCCTCGAGCCGCGCACCCTGGCCGGCATCCGCGAGGCGGAGGCGGCCTTCGCCGAGCCGGACGCGATGCGACGGCTCGCGCGCTACCACGGCGACAAGGCCGAGTGGGTGCTGAGAAGCTGGGTCGACAACTGGCACTCCGAGGCCTTCGACGACTGGCACCTGGACGACGCCCTGGCGCGGGTACGCTGCTCGACCCTGGCGATCCATGGCCAGCACGACGAGTTCGGCTCCCTGGCCCAGCCCCGGCGCATCGCGTCCCGGACCCCCGGGCCCGCCGCGCCGAGCCTGCTGCCCTGCGGCCACGTGCCCCACCGGGAGTGCCCCGAAGCACTCGTGGCCATCGTGGCGGCGTTCCTCTCCCACCCCTGA